aCACTAGTACTATGTcacgtatgtgtgtatttgtacaagACCTTATGTAATCATTAAggcatacatgtgtgtactaTTACTAGATGGTCAAAATGACAAGAACTgcataaataatattaatattaaatctACTTTTCTCTTAAATGGACAAATTGTGAATTATTTCCACAGACTACAGTATTTCATCTCTACGTTGCTATTACCATGGAGGTCTCTGCTATACCAaactaaatatttacaattacatgGCCCGTGCAAAATACGATGCACACATTAAGTGGTTGACTTACCCTCACGAAAATGATGATCGACTTCCCATCCTTATAGAAGTAATCAAATGGAATCATTTCTCCATTTATGTCCCATACAGGCATTTTAGCCACCACGTCGAAATCAACATGTGGTCCCGCTGGGTCAGATACTGGAATGTATACATCTGTGGACAACTTCTCCTTGCTTGGCTTCACACCTCTGTCCATTGTCGCCATGATCGCTAACTCTATTCCTAACTAAACAGTCTCTTTCTATTTACTAATTTAGTTGATTAAACAaacgttaccatggcaacgtcGACACTATCTGACTGTCAAAAActtttgtaaatgtaaacaaTTGCAAATGTTCTTCAAGCCGAATgttgtgaaataaaaaatagtgaCAGTTTAACTTGACACTCACTATTTCATATCGAAGATGGAAATACCATAATGCATTGGAGTAATTTGAGCAAACAAACCAAAAGGTCAAGGGTTAGAAAATGGCTGCGCCCAGTAAACGTGAGGAAGCTCAAGAACTGGCAAAACGTCTCGATGAAGACCTTGATGATTATGTAGCCAATCTTCCAAAGAAGAAATATGAAGACGGATTCACTGAAGAAAACTGGGAAGAGGTAAATCtactttatttcaatatttcaattggATTTTTACGTGAAAGTATGTGCATTTCGCTCTGGTTCAGTGTATCTCAatacatcatattacatgtatctgtcaGTGAGTCTTTCAGAATGAAAAAATATGTGATATGGGGAAAATTATGGGAGAAATTTCTAATTTACCCCTTCCCAACCCGACTTTAGACGTGGGGGTATGTTATAGTAACTTCTTCAAATTGAAATGGTGTAAATTAATTAAGTAAAGATTGTGCATAGGGAGGGCGTTGGGATGGGGTAGGGGTGAGGTGGTGGGTTGCCAGACATCTCATCCCAAAATGAACTCGTCCCAAACGAACTCGTCCCATCGCCATCTCGTCCCTCGACTAACTCGTCCCAAAACGATACGCGTTCAGAACACAAAACAGAAACGTGAAATGACGCAACTTTGGCAGATTCTGTCGAAAGTTTTGCAATTACAAACAATTACTTTATCGTTATGTTTCTGAACTTTTATATGAAAAAAACGATGACAGAAATTTTGACGTACGATCTATGACGCCACTAGTCCTGTTTGTCATCCCTTTAATCCTCAAGGCAGCATAGACCAGTGCACCGTCGGCAATCAGGACTATGACACTACATGCGTTATGCCTATTTGCAGTTAATTATGAACCACACAGGAATTCTTTGAATGGGACGAGATGGCAGTGGAACGAGTTGGCCCGGGAACAACTTTATTGGGATGAGATGGTTTGGGGACGAAATGACCGCCCACCAGGTGTTGTCTTTCCAAAATGTCTATTGTGAATATATTCTTCGAATTTTACATTGTTCAAGCAAATTCATATCGACATCATCTTATAACGTTATTATTGAGTTACTTTATTCATCATGCTAATCTGAGTCCAAGTCGAGGTACATGATAGAATAGAATCAATATTggaaactacatttcttcattggattttgtgtaataagtgtttggtgctaaaacaaactagcaaatatataaactagagtTATAATATATACAGCCTTCTGTTAGTGTTACCATCATAGTTTCTAAAATGGTAATAATATTTTATCCAAAAGTCGATGAAatgtttttcttgattttgGATTCCACTACTGAGGTCTCCATTCTTTAAAATCATCATTCTACCAGGGAGTATTTgttcatacaaaaaaaaaaccaaactaGTTTGCAAGAACAGTTATGTGAGAATCTATGCTTTGAATTTGGCGTagcataaaataaagatgatgtAGACTATAGAATCAGCTCAGCTGAAGCTTTACATTGAATATATTAGTACACAGAGTAATAGAAATTGCATATGACATAGAAGATGAAGTAGACATACAAAACCAGAACTGTTAAATTAACATCTGTATAAACTTTTTAATAATTGTAGAAAGCTATAAATAGTATTTGATTTGTTTTAGCAACGTTTCTTTACTTACGATACCAATAACCATGTGTTCAAATAGATAAAAACTGATATGACATGTATACAAAACTAGAAACTAGCAAACTCAATATTTATGCAATTTACCTCAGCTATTTCTTTACTCAAGTAATCTGATTATCAACCATGATCAAATTTTGgccctcactttgccaaatctggggTGTCTTCTTGTGATCCTAACATGTATTAGTAATCATACTGTTAATACTTTCGTTATGATTTCTACAGGGCATTTTTCAGCCAATATCTGTGTCTTTATTTTTTCAGGAGATTGAAAAAGTTCCTGCCTTGATGACACGAATGCCAACAGAAGAAGAAATAGCTACAAATCCTGCACTGCAAGCTTTACAGGCCATCAAATTTGATGATGATGCACCCCCAGGCGGTAGGATTGAAATTATCTCCTTTCAGATTCGGGGAGGGGGACATTCCCTCATATGTATCAATGTTTTGTGGAAGGTTGGGGGTCTctcaaaatctcaaaatttCTGTGTAAAGGAGGGTTTACTCAAATTTCTCAATTTCTTTGACCCAATATAAACTTTGACCCTAGATAATAACAGCTTCTTTACACGACACCCCCTTAACAAAAATACCACCATTGATATTATAATGTATAACTtgtattcatttcaattcaatttcagGTCATGTATATTAAGCTGTAGACCATTGATAATCTGGAGTTTGGTCTAATTTTATGATTAATGACAGTAACGATATTTGTATCATTGTATCAACAGAAAAGGCTGAAAGTCACAAAGATGAAGgcaattatttctttaaaaagaaACAGTACAGAAAAGCAGTCATTGCGTACACCGAGGGAATTaaactgaaatttgatgatgtCAAGTTGAAAGCTATTCTTTTTACAAATAGGGCAGCAGCACAGTACCATTTAGGTATGTCTATGTAGCAGCACAGTACCATTATCAGACATTATGGTATGTCTATTTGGTTGGTTTAGGGAATTTTGTACATAGAAACACTAAATATTACTTGCATATGTAAATAAACATTGACTTTGTTGAATTATCCTAAATTAGAGAGTGTGAAtaaatgacatgatatgattGATAATGTGTTTACTATTGGTCAGTCATAGAGGGTTTCATGACTGCAGTGTATTTGCATTGagaacatattatatatatatcatatcacttCACCCTCAATGACTTTTGTGAAAGGGATTGACCGATCCATGAGGGCGACCCATCACAGTGTTCATTACAGACTACACAACTACACAAGCCCAAGATTGAAACTAATTGTGTTTTGGTGATATTGACAGGAAATTATAGATCCTCATTAAATGATGTGATAGAAACCAAAAAGATCAAACCAGACCACCTGAAGGCACTTGTACGAGGAGCTGAATGCTGTATGCATTTATCACTGTATGCTGATGCTATGAATTGGTGTGATTTAGGATTACAAATATCCTTTCTACCCAAAGTTACTAATTACGTCAACTATATTTGAATTagtattttgttattgttgtgtaACTTCTCATCCTCAAGGTTcttgtcattattttgttttttaagaCATACTTAGAATATatatgttgaaaacaaaaatatgagtTGTTTGTAGACAGTATGGTTTTTTATTCTGTATGATTCAAGACCACCAGCCCAAAACACAAATACAGTCACTAACTTAAGGAAGACTAGATATAactcaaataaataaagtaagtggaaatattattacaaattaaattatcctaaatttcatgaaatgtaaatatggCAAGACATTGAAGAATATGTACACTATATGATGAAagtaaattgatgaatttaAAAGGGGCAAATAAGCAAAAAGTGATATTTATCCTCTACCTGACTTGAATCACATAGTTGCTTGTAGTACACTAAGGTAGATACAACATATTAGAACCTCTAAATGGCTGACTAATCATGGTATATTGGTATATTGAATTTCCTTGACTGGCAGCACATTTCACCGACAGAGAAGAAATTACTTGATATCAGAGCAAAGGCTGACAAAGAAAAGGTGAGTATTATCAATCAAAGATTATCTTTAGAAATGTTGTTGTGAAGTGGTATTGCCTGTAGTTTATCTTATGGTATTTATTTCTGAAaagtgtctttttttttttgcactttttTTGAAACTAAGTACATCTTTTAAAGAGAGGTTACGTTAGTGCCTGTCTTGTAATACTGTTGCTATGATGATGAAATTTATTAATACATTGGGTTTGTCTGTGGCTGAGTGGATAACCACTGGCCTCTTACGACTGCAGTCAAGGTTTGAGCCCTCaactgggtttgattaaatttgcaTGCTCTAAGTAAGAAGAGGTTTTCCCTGGGCACTCTGGTTTCATAATTTCCACTTGCACTAGTACTGAACCCATGATCACGagggccctcactggacttcttgcaTAGAGAACTATCCACTATAAATAAAGGTATTATAATTAGTAGAGCTGTTAGATATAATCCAAATTTAAATAGACTACAATATAAAAAACAGTTGACAGGAGAAATTACCAATTTTGTATACTAAAACTAATGTACACTGGTACAGGTTAGTAGTGTTATAGACACAGCAGAGTACCCACAAATTTTAATGACGAAAGGTGAAAGTCACTTGAAAAAATATCTAACTTTACATTTGTTAATgtcttgttgtcatggttacatacAGAGAGCAGCAGAGAGAGACAAGAGAAAGCAGAAAGccaaagaaaagaaagagaaagcCAGAAGTGATGCCCTATTAGCTGCAATCAAGGTAATGTACCGGTACTAAGCATAATTTgatagtacattgtattgtgctagttttctttttttcagcaaaagaaaatgcaagtgacctaaagggccttGTCTTGATGAATAGCAACAAGGCCCCTCAGGTTAcgaatattttctggctgaatgaagaaaaatatttcgGAATAAAATATAATCATACATCTGAAACATAATGTGTATGAAAAGTCAAGAACGTAATgttgattttgaatatttgattCAAGCACAAAATGAACCAATgacataaatatgaaatgttgtgacatagaacaactgggtataaaacccatattttttgttcagatGTGTTCAATATGTTATCAGtatgttatcaaatattattTAGCATTTACTTATTAGACCTGAATGTCTTTATAGAAATAATGACTACATTTACTACAGTAAAAGTCTTTGAATATGTATTTTCAACCAGCCAATATGACAATGAATTGTAGAAAGGAAGTCATGACTTCAGCTCACCACATGTGATccatgtaatgcaatatatttACCTTATTAATATTGATGACTTCAGTTCAGTCCACCAAAGGGGACAAGAATTTGTTTGATCTATTAGTAAATATTGTTGGATAAAAGCCAAATGATATATGAAAACTTGATAAAACTTCAACCCTTTTGATCTCAGGAAAAGAAAATCCAGTTAGCACCTTTGGAAAAGAATGAAGATAATTCAGATGATGAGAATCAAACTAGAGATATATTATCAATGTCTATGTTAGAAAGTACAACACCAGCTGGTCATAAAGTTTATATGGATGACAATGGACTTCTACATTGGCCTGTAATGTTTATGTACCCAGAGTACGGACAAACTGATATCATTGCAGATTTCAATGAACATGCACAGTAAGTCAACTTATAGCAAAATGTCCTATTTGAGTAATGGATTACATATAATGACTTTTATGTTAacatgataatgatgataatgtttGACGTAGCGcattcccactccgtgctcaaagtgctttacagtTATTACTCCTAGGCCCTGGCAAGGAACTATAGAGGCACAACGGTCCtgtatacttcctcaactccatgGAGAATGTACGATCCATTGCACCCTTTGTTAGggcataggattaaaacattcacattgcaacctctatcctaccagatccccaattatacagctgaaATAAATTTCACCCcaaataaaactattatctaaaaattgtaataaataGTTCTTGTTACATGACCAAGGGTTCTAAATACTTACTGTACGACTAGCATTCACTCAAGtcaacaggctttgtcaaactgtctgtttgctggcttCACCA
The Glandiceps talaboti chromosome 6, keGlaTala1.1, whole genome shotgun sequence genome window above contains:
- the LOC144436436 gene encoding tetratricopeptide repeat protein 4-like; this translates as MAAPSKREEAQELAKRLDEDLDDYVANLPKKKYEDGFTEENWEEEIEKVPALMTRMPTEEEIATNPALQALQAIKFDDDAPPGEKAESHKDEGNYFFKKKQYRKAVIAYTEGIKLKFDDVKLKAILFTNRAAAQYHLGNYRSSLNDVIETKKIKPDHLKALVRGAECCMHLSLYADAMNWCDLGLQISPTEKKLLDIRAKADKEKRAAERDKRKQKAKEKKEKARSDALLAAIKEKKIQLAPLEKNEDNSDDENQTRDILSMSMLESTTPAGHKVYMDDNGLLHWPVMFMYPEYGQTDIIADFNEHAQFIDHLNVMFGGDQMVSWDEERKYKPGRVEIYFEEMDKQILHKVPLDATLASILSNSRYVVVAGTPHFIVLVANSSFQQEYLKKYSLA